CTGGCCTGAAGCCAGGCCGTGAACACGGCTTTGGAGCGGCCTTCGACCATGTCGAGCAGTCGGGCCGTCCCGGTCTTGTCCCGGGCTGGGGTGAGGTCGATGATGACGGTGACGTACTTGTCGCCCTTACGTGTGTGCCGCCACACGTGCTCGTCAACACCGATGACCTGAACCCCGTCGAACCGGTCAGGCTTGGCGATGAGCACACGCCGTCCCTCGGCGATCACTGCTGTGTTCGCGGTATCCCAGGACACGGCGAGACTCTCAGCGACACGAGCCACGGTCAGGTGCTGGCACACGATTCCTTCGAGTGCCCAGCGCAGTCCTGTGCGGGAGAGTTTCGCGCGGGGTTCGGCTGCAGTGCTCATATCCTGTCGCCACACGTGACCGCATTCTGTGCACCTGTAGCGGCGCACGCGCACGTGCAGAGTGGTCGGCCGCCAGCCCAACGGCTGGTGGGCAAGTCGGCGCACGAGGGTGTCGCGGGGAATCCCTGGGCATCCGCAGCGGTGGCACCAGTCATCCGGCTCGGTCACGGTGCAGGAGATGATCGCGCGATCCGGTGTCAGCGACTGGCCAACAGCACGTAGGCCAAGTCCGTCGAGTCCGGTGAAAGTCGTGAGGTCAGGGGCAGTGAAGGTAGGCTTGAGCATCGAAGGCCTTGTGGTGAGGAATCGGTTTCTAGACAATTCCCATTCTCACCACGAGGCCTTCTTCAAACCCTTACGACACACCTACCCCTGTCGGATACTTCACTACACCCTCAATCCGGAAGAGCCGCAAACCACGGTGCGGGCAGTGCTCACCCCCTAGGATCGGGGGATGAAAGGCATGGTCGCGCGCGCACGGAGGGAGCTGGGCCCGGGCAGGGCTCGGGCTTGGTGGGCGATTGCCGCGCTCTGTCTGTTCCTTCTCCTTGCGCTGATCGCGGTCGATGTCATGCACCGCCTCTATTACACGCACGGGTTGTTTCCGCAGCTGCGTCATTGGCGATTCAATTCCGATGCGGACCAGAGCATCTCGGAGATGGTCGGATACGTCCAGTCCCTCATCGCCCATGGCGCTCTCCTTTATCTGGGCGTCAAGCTGAAGGATGCATGGACTCACATCGTCCTCGGCCAGACCATGCTCCTCATCTTCCTCGACGACTATCTGCGTCTGCACGAGACGATGAGGGAGACCTTCATCGACGTCCTCGGCATCCAGCCCGCATTCGGGGTTCGAGCGGAAGACATCGGGGAGCTCATAGCGTGGGCGGTCCTGGGAATCCCGGCACTCCTCCTGCTCGTGCTGGCTTGGCGATATTCGGGCGAGCGGGCCAGAAGTCAGGCGAAGCTGATCGTCGTCGGACTTGCGATCCTCGTGTTCTTCGCCGTGGTTGTCGACATGACGGCGGTGTTCCTCGAAGAATTCGGCATAGCGCCGGGTGCTGTCGGCTGGGAGGGACGGGCCTACTTCGCTCTCACCGTCATCGAGTCGACGGGTGAGCTGGCGGGGCAGTCAATCGTCATGGTGCTCGCCCTCTACTTCCTCTTCGAACAGCTGGAGGAGCGCGACCGGCTGACGCATCCGAGACCGCATACTGCCGAACGCGGCTGACCGTGGTGCCCCCAACAGGACTCGAACCTGTGACCTATGGATTATGAGTCCACTGCTCTAACCGACTGAGCTATAGGGGCCAGCCTGTTAAGTCTAATAGACCGTCTGGATGTGGGCGAAATGCGCGCACGCGGGCGAATCACGCACAGTGAGCGGCTGTGCAGGCGCCGTGAAATACCGTTCTCCTGGGTCCGTTCTGCGTGCCCGGTTGGTCAGCGGCGTCCCTAGGTCCCGCCTATCCCGCCTTTGCCCTTCATAGACTCAAGGTGAACCCAAGGAGGGATTATGTCTATTGATTCCCAGGAATTGAGCTCGCCTCCGCGCCGTCTCCCGCGTGCCGGGCACATGACCAACGTCGACCAGGCGGTCCTCGAGCGCGGTCGAGTTGCGACGGCACAGGCGCCGCTTCCCGCTGAGCATGGTCCACGGCTGCGACAGAAGCGGGTGAGGCCCGCCAACTGGGTGCTCAACGCAACCGCGGCCGTCACCGGAACCCTACTCGCACTCTTCGTCACCATCCACATGGTCGGCAACCTCAAGGTCTTCGCCGGTGCTGACGCCTTCAACTCGTATGCTCACTGGCTGCGCGTCGTCGGGTACCCGCTGCTCCCGGAGATGTCGCTCCTGTGGATCGTCCGCTTCGTCATGGCGGGCGCGATCATCCTCCACATCTGGGCCACGCTCCTCATCCGGTACCGCGGCGCGAAACAGCGCGGTGCTCGACGGTCGCCGATGATGAGGGCGGGTTCCATCATCTCCCGCCTCATGCTCACAACCGGCCTCGTGCTCCTCGTCTTCATCATCATCCACATCCTCGACCTGACGACGGGCCACATCAACGGAAGCTTCCTCAGCCCGACGGCGACGGAGTCCTTCGCGTACGAGAACCTCATCGCGTCCTTCCAGCGGCCGCTCTTCGCCGGCGTCTATGTGTTCTCGATGCTCGCACTCGCCGCGCATCTCATCCACGGTCTCTGGCTCATCGCCACCGACCTTGGGATCACCGGCGGCCGGATCAGGCCGATCTGGAAGGCCGTCGGCTACTCCCTCGGTGTCGTCGTCGCCGCTGTCAACCTGTCGATCCCCGTCGCCGTCCAGTTGGGAGTGCTCGCGTGAAGATCTTCAAGTCAGCGCCTTGGGGTGCGAAGGACGTGCAGCCATCAGAGGCTCGCGCCGCCACGCCCTCGACCATTCCACCCATCACCGCGAAGAAGGCCGGAGTCCGCCCCGGCACCGTGCTCGACCCGGCTGAGCCCGATGGCCCCCGCGACACCGCGTGGCAGCGGGCGAAGGACGGGTACCGCATCGTCTCGCCTCTCAACCGCCGAAAGTTCTCCGTCATCGTCGTCGGCACGGGCCTGGCAGGCGCCGGTGCCGCCGCGACGCTCGCCGAGCTCGGCTACGACGTCACGTCCGTGACGTACCATGACACTCCTCGCCGCGCCCATTCGGTCGCGGCCCAGGGCGGCATCAACGCCGCACGGGCGAAGAAGGTCGACAACGACTCGATCTCCCGCTTCGTCACCGACACCGTCAAGGGCGGCGACTTCCGCGGCCGCGAGTCCGAGGCGTTCCGGCTCGCGGAGGAATCCGCTCGGGTCATCGACCACATGAATGCGATCGGTGCTCCGTTCGCCCGCGAATACGGCGGCTCTCTCAACACGCGGTCCTTCGGCGGCGTGCAGGTGTCGCGCACCTACTACACCCGTGGACAGACGGGTCAGCAGCTGCAGGTCGCCGCCGCCTCGGATCTTGCGCGCCAGGTGCGGGCAGGACGGGTGAAGCAGTACGTGCGCCACGAAATGGTGGACCTCATCGTCAAGGATGGCAGGGCCTGCGGCGTCGTTGTCCGTAGCCTGCTGACCGGTGAGCTCAAGCCCCTCATGGCACACGCCGTCGTCCTCGCGACCGGCGGCTATGGCAACATCTACTTCCGATCGACGCTCGCGAAGAACTCCAATGCCTCCGCGTCGTGGCGCGCCCACAGGCGCGGGGCACATATGGCGATGCCGTCCTTCATCCAGTTCCACCCCACTGCGCTGCCGATCTCGTCGGAGTGGCAGTCGAAGACGATCCTCATGAGCGAGTCGCTGCGCAACGACGGCCGCATCTGGGTCCCCAAGGATCCAGCCGACGCCCGCCCGGCGAACGACATCCCCGAAGAGGATCGCGACTACTACCTCGAGCGCAAGTATCCGGCGTTCGGCAACCTCACCCCGCGGGATGTCGCCTCCCGCGCCGCGAAGGAGCAGATCGACAGCGGACACGGCGTGGGTCCGCTCAAGAACTCCGTCTACCTCGACTTCCGAGACGCGATCGCACGGCTCGGGAAGAAGGAGATCGCCGCCCGGTACGGAAACCTCTTCCACATGTATACCGACGCGACGGGGGAGGACCCATACACGGTGCCCATGAGGATTGCGCCCGGCGCGCACTTCACGATGGGCGGGCTGTGGGCCGATTACCAGCTGCAGACGTCGATCCCGGGACTCTTCGTCGCCGGCGAGGCAGGGTTCAGCTACCACGGCGCCAACCGTCTCGGTGCGAACTCGCTCCTCTCCGCCTGTGTCGACGGTTTCTTCACCATCCCG
This is a stretch of genomic DNA from Flaviflexus salsibiostraticola. It encodes these proteins:
- a CDS encoding fumarate reductase/succinate dehydrogenase flavoprotein subunit; its protein translation is MTAKKAGVRPGTVLDPAEPDGPRDTAWQRAKDGYRIVSPLNRRKFSVIVVGTGLAGAGAAATLAELGYDVTSVTYHDTPRRAHSVAAQGGINAARAKKVDNDSISRFVTDTVKGGDFRGRESEAFRLAEESARVIDHMNAIGAPFAREYGGSLNTRSFGGVQVSRTYYTRGQTGQQLQVAAASDLARQVRAGRVKQYVRHEMVDLIVKDGRACGVVVRSLLTGELKPLMAHAVVLATGGYGNIYFRSTLAKNSNASASWRAHRRGAHMAMPSFIQFHPTALPISSEWQSKTILMSESLRNDGRIWVPKDPADARPANDIPEEDRDYYLERKYPAFGNLTPRDVASRAAKEQIDSGHGVGPLKNSVYLDFRDAIARLGKKEIAARYGNLFHMYTDATGEDPYTVPMRIAPGAHFTMGGLWADYQLQTSIPGLFVAGEAGFSYHGANRLGANSLLSACVDGFFTIPYTVPNYLADKLGQELVSTDDPAVTQAMEDSYARFDRLLAIGGTRPPRDFHRDLGEVLYAGCGVARTKKGLMEAIAKIRAIRADFYRDLHIAGPVDRVNQELEYAGRVEDYLELAELMCVDALEREESCGAHFREEYRSETGEAKRDDSTWAAILAWGTDSWEGTPAFIRHVEPLNFDAVPLVVRDYR
- a CDS encoding succinate dehydrogenase cytochrome b subunit, whose amino-acid sequence is MSIDSQELSSPPRRLPRAGHMTNVDQAVLERGRVATAQAPLPAEHGPRLRQKRVRPANWVLNATAAVTGTLLALFVTIHMVGNLKVFAGADAFNSYAHWLRVVGYPLLPEMSLLWIVRFVMAGAIILHIWATLLIRYRGAKQRGARRSPMMRAGSIISRLMLTTGLVLLVFIIIHILDLTTGHINGSFLSPTATESFAYENLIASFQRPLFAGVYVFSMLALAAHLIHGLWLIATDLGITGGRIRPIWKAVGYSLGVVVAAVNLSIPVAVQLGVLA